The DNA segment GCCAAGCGTCCCGTCACCCACCTTAAAAAGAACATTCATGCACTTTAATGTATGAAGAAGCCGCCTGGCTCTTACAGCCAGGGAGCCAAGCCGTTCAATGGTAAAAACTTCCCCCGCCAGCCTGGACAATATGGCGGACTGGTAGGCAGAACCACCACCGATTTCGAGCACTCTTTCTCCCCCTTCAAGGCCAAGGGCCTCCGTCATTTTGGCCACTGTATAAGGCCTCGATATGCTCTGTCCGTCACCGATGGGAAGGGCCTTGTCTCCATAGGCAATACCCTGAAAGGCCTCTTCCACAAAGAGGTGGCGCGGCACTTCTATCATGGCTTCGAGCACCCTTTTGTCATTTACGCCGCGGGAGATGACATATTCATTTATCATACGGCGTGACGCCCTTCTGTGATCGATCATTCTATCAGAAACTCCACGGCCTTAGCTCTTCCATGGAGCTGTAATTGGTCAAATCAAGATGCAGGGGCGTAACGGAAATAAAATTCTCCGATACGGCCTGAAAGTCGGAATCCTCAATATGCTCGAATCCAAGGCTGTCCCCTCCTATCCAGAAATATTTCCTTCCCCTTGGATCAAGTTTTTCGACGACGGCATCACCGTAAATACGTTTCCCTTGCCTCGTAATCTTCCAGCCCTGAAGGGCTTCCTTTTTGATATTGGGAACATTGACATTTAAAAGCGTATCTTTGGGAAGCCCCTTTTCCACGACACGCCTTGTTACTCTTAAAGCGGCAT comes from the Deltaproteobacteria bacterium genome and includes:
- a CDS encoding protein-L-isoaspartate(D-aspartate) O-methyltransferase, translating into MIDHRRASRRMINEYVISRGVNDKRVLEAMIEVPRHLFVEEAFQGIAYGDKALPIGDGQSISRPYTVAKMTEALGLEGGERVLEIGGGSAYQSAILSRLAGEVFTIERLGSLAVRARRLLHTLKCMNVLFKVGDGTLGWKDKAPFDAILVAASFSNVPEELLYQLKEGGRVVMPVGKAEKQRLKRFIRKGEGFREEDLGECIFVPLIGEKGWSEREVND